From candidate division WOR-3 bacterium:
ACCGTCTCGCTTTGACCCGCCGGGCTGAATCACCGCGGTGACTCCACCTTTTGCCGCCGTGTCAATACCGTCACGGAAGGGAAAGAACGCATCCGAGGCCATGACAATCCCCGCGCTGCGCTCAACCGACTGCCGGAGTGCTATCTCAACCGCCCCGACCCTTGATGTCTGACCGGCGCCAATACCTACTGTCCGTCCTTTTATGGCAAAGACCACGGAATTCGATTTTGTCCATTTCACAACTTTCCATGCAAATTTCAGTGCTGCGGTTTCGTAATCATCAGGCGGCCGTTTCGTGACAACTTCCCAGTCCTTCAGATCTGCCCCGTCCCGTTCCTGAACCAGAATTCCGCCGAACACCGGACGGTATACCACAGGCTTGATCAACTCCGGGTTCAATTCAACGATGCGGAGATTCTTCTTCGTCCGCAAAATCTCAAGTGCCTTTTCATCGAA
This genomic window contains:
- the purH gene encoding bifunctional phosphoribosylaminoimidazolecarboxamide formyltransferase/IMP cyclohydrolase (involved in de novo purine biosynthesis) — translated: NILDADVAFGAANDFSEDIACAIIKHQTPCGVAVGETQSEAFERAYMADSVSAFGGIVGLNRKLEPGTAELITKHFFEVVIAPAFDEKALEILRTKKNLRIVELNPELIKPVVYRPVFGGILVQERDGADLKDWEVVTKRPPDDYETAALKFAWKVVKWTKSNSVVFAIKGRTVGIGAGQTSRVGAVEIALRQSVERSAGIVMASDAFFPFRDGIDTAAKGGVTAVIQPGGSKRDGEVIEACDEHDIAMVFTHIRHFRH